The Armatimonadota bacterium genome has a window encoding:
- a CDS encoding M20/M25/M40 family metallo-hydrolase yields MKRPLVSFWLSLIAVALFAQSDEAVIERIIKEGKENNQVMEHLRHLTKQIGPRLTGSPGLQTACEWTAQKFREYGLQNVTLEKWGEVPVGFERGKRQIARMVEPERRDFEFTSPAWTPGTNGLQRGRAVKAPADMEEFEKVKESLKGAWLLMPPTQGGGRRAPDAQPTDLEKAIAASGALGKVFGSQNELVRTSGSFRNLTWESLPTEVRITVRKSDYDAVMEQIAAGKQPLLEFDLEQRFMRGPVPLYNVIADIPGTEKPDEMVIVSGHLDSWDGPGSEGAQDNGTGTMVAIEAARLLMKSGAKPKRTIRFILWTGEEQGLLGSRAYVEMHKDKLDKISAVFVDDGGSNYQGGLTCIAEMEPMLKTVIEPAMKAFPDLPMKVTVQDRMPRGGGSDHAPFNAVGVPGFFWHETGRNNYTHHHHTQHDKFETCIPEYLVQSSVNSAIASYLLANAETLLPREKAAPASETRP; encoded by the coding sequence ATGAAACGGCCTCTTGTTAGCTTCTGGCTCTCGCTCATCGCCGTCGCGCTGTTTGCCCAGTCGGATGAAGCCGTTATCGAGCGCATCATCAAGGAAGGCAAAGAAAACAATCAGGTGATGGAACATCTGCGCCATCTGACCAAGCAGATCGGTCCGCGCCTGACCGGATCGCCTGGACTTCAAACAGCTTGCGAATGGACGGCGCAGAAGTTTCGCGAGTACGGGCTCCAGAACGTAACTTTGGAAAAGTGGGGCGAAGTTCCGGTCGGATTTGAGAGAGGGAAGCGGCAGATCGCTCGAATGGTCGAACCTGAGCGGCGCGACTTTGAGTTTACTTCGCCCGCTTGGACGCCAGGAACGAACGGTCTGCAGCGAGGCCGCGCGGTCAAGGCGCCTGCCGACATGGAAGAGTTCGAGAAGGTCAAAGAATCACTGAAGGGCGCATGGCTGCTGATGCCGCCCACTCAAGGCGGAGGACGGCGCGCTCCGGACGCCCAGCCTACCGATTTGGAGAAGGCGATAGCGGCGAGCGGTGCGTTAGGCAAGGTTTTTGGCTCGCAAAACGAGTTGGTGCGCACGAGCGGCTCATTTAGGAACCTCACCTGGGAGAGTTTGCCGACCGAGGTGCGCATCACCGTCCGAAAGTCCGATTACGACGCTGTGATGGAGCAAATCGCTGCCGGCAAGCAACCGCTCCTTGAGTTCGATCTTGAGCAACGGTTTATGCGGGGGCCGGTGCCTCTGTACAATGTGATCGCCGACATTCCTGGCACGGAGAAGCCCGACGAGATGGTCATCGTCAGCGGGCATCTGGACAGTTGGGACGGGCCTGGATCGGAAGGCGCGCAGGACAACGGCACGGGCACAATGGTGGCCATAGAAGCCGCACGATTGCTGATGAAATCCGGCGCAAAGCCCAAGCGCACGATCCGCTTTATCCTATGGACCGGCGAGGAGCAAGGTTTGCTCGGCTCGCGCGCCTATGTGGAGATGCACAAGGACAAGCTGGACAAGATTTCGGCCGTGTTCGTGGACGACGGCGGCTCGAACTATCAAGGCGGCCTAACCTGCATTGCTGAGATGGAGCCAATGCTGAAGACGGTGATCGAGCCGGCAATGAAGGCCTTTCCCGACTTACCGATGAAGGTAACCGTACAGGATCGAATGCCCCGCGGCGGCGGCAGCGACCATGCGCCGTTCAATGCGGTCGGCGTGCCGGGCTTCTTCTGGCACGAGACGGGCCGCAACAACTACACGCATCACCATCACACCCAGCACGATAAGTTTGAAACGTGCATACCTGAGTACTTGGTGCAGAGCAGTGTGAACAGCGCGATCGCGTCCTACTTGTTGGCGAATGCGGAGACCCTGTTACCGAGAGAGAAGGCGGCCCCTGCTTCGGAAACGAGGCCCTAA
- the hisA gene encoding 1-(5-phosphoribosyl)-5-[(5-phosphoribosylamino)methylideneamino]imidazole-4-carboxamide isomerase — MEIIPAIDLLDGRCVRLTRGEFGTETYYSNDPIAVAVDFERQGARRLHVVDLAGARDGIPVAHALIAQICSAVGIPVQAGGGIRTLGSARMLIDAGVDRLVIGTAAVEGDASFYNEFGEKVALGLDVKFGEAATHGWASMAGDYLKAAKSAEQAGCKRIVFTNVMRDGSMRGIDPEPVRALLAAVSIPVIASGGVASMADVKTLFDLGVESVIVGKAIYEGKISLSHVTGE; from the coding sequence ATGGAGATCATCCCTGCCATCGACCTGTTGGACGGGCGATGCGTGCGACTGACGCGCGGCGAGTTCGGTACGGAGACGTATTATTCGAACGACCCGATCGCCGTGGCGGTCGATTTCGAGCGCCAAGGGGCGCGGCGGCTGCACGTTGTCGATTTGGCGGGCGCCCGCGACGGAATTCCAGTCGCTCATGCTCTGATCGCCCAAATCTGTAGCGCGGTCGGCATCCCTGTGCAGGCGGGCGGCGGCATCAGGACGCTTGGGTCTGCGCGGATGCTGATCGATGCCGGCGTTGATCGCTTGGTCATTGGCACGGCGGCGGTGGAGGGCGATGCTTCGTTCTATAATGAGTTCGGCGAGAAGGTCGCGCTGGGGTTAGATGTGAAGTTCGGCGAGGCCGCCACGCACGGGTGGGCAAGCATGGCGGGCGACTACCTGAAGGCGGCCAAAAGCGCCGAACAGGCGGGATGCAAGCGCATTGTGTTTACCAACGTCATGCGAGACGGATCGATGCGCGGGATCGACCCGGAGCCGGTTCGCGCTTTACTCGCCGCGGTTTCGATTCCCGTCATCGCCTCGGGCGGCGTGGCCTCGATGGCCGATGTTAAGACGCTGTTCGACTTGGGCGTCGAGAGCGTGATCGTCGGCAAAGCGATTTATGAGGGTAAAATAAGTCTAAGCCACGTTACGGGGGAATAA
- a CDS encoding alanine--glyoxylate aminotransferase family protein, which translates to MEQRILLGPGPSMVPEEVYQAMQRPVVGYLDPELFEVLTSIQKRLRLVFQTQNEVALALPGTGMSGMEAALGNLIEPGDSVIIAVHGFFGARMVEIARRYGANCKVVQQTWGQPIDSEMVEAALKETPNPRLVAIVHAETSIGIAQPIQDIARLAHDYGALVVVDCVTSLGGLPVHGDRVDVVYSAMQKCIGGPPGLAPITVSPRAWERIQTRRSPNLSWYLDLRLLWDYWNEPHIYHHTASPTLLYAMDAALRLIEEEGLENRYRRHLETAQALWQGLGELGFRFMIDEPNRLPMLTSIEAPVNEAELRQRLLRNCNIEIGGGLGEWKGKVWRIGLMGRSCTRENVDLLLGALTEMR; encoded by the coding sequence ATGGAGCAGAGGATTCTGTTAGGGCCGGGGCCGAGCATGGTTCCCGAAGAGGTGTACCAGGCCATGCAGAGGCCGGTGGTCGGTTATCTCGACCCCGAACTTTTCGAAGTTCTGACTTCTATTCAAAAGCGCCTCCGCCTAGTTTTTCAGACCCAGAACGAGGTCGCGCTCGCCCTGCCCGGCACGGGGATGAGCGGGATGGAGGCCGCCCTCGGCAACTTGATCGAGCCGGGCGACAGCGTCATCATCGCCGTGCACGGGTTCTTTGGCGCTCGAATGGTCGAGATCGCCCGACGCTACGGCGCCAACTGTAAGGTCGTTCAGCAAACCTGGGGTCAACCTATCGATTCTGAGATGGTCGAGGCCGCGCTAAAGGAAACTCCCAATCCCCGCTTGGTCGCGATTGTACATGCCGAAACGAGCATCGGCATTGCCCAACCCATTCAGGATATTGCTCGACTTGCGCACGACTACGGCGCTTTGGTCGTGGTCGATTGCGTTACCAGCCTTGGCGGGCTGCCGGTGCACGGCGATCGGGTCGATGTCGTCTATTCCGCAATGCAAAAGTGTATTGGCGGGCCGCCTGGCCTGGCTCCCATCACCGTCAGTCCTCGCGCTTGGGAGCGCATTCAAACTCGTCGGTCGCCCAACCTCAGTTGGTATTTAGACCTTAGGCTGCTTTGGGATTACTGGAACGAGCCGCACATTTATCACCACACGGCCAGCCCAACCCTGCTCTATGCCATGGACGCCGCTTTGCGACTGATCGAAGAAGAAGGTCTGGAGAATCGCTATCGGCGCCACCTCGAAACCGCTCAGGCGCTTTGGCAGGGCTTAGGCGAACTGGGATTCCGTTTTATGATCGACGAACCGAATCGCTTGCCCATGCTCACCAGTATCGAAGCGCCCGTGAACGAGGCCGAACTGCGCCAGAGGCTGTTGCGAAACTGCAACATCGAGATCGGCGGCGGACTGGGCGAATGGAAGGGCAAGGTTTGGCGGATCGGTCTTATGGGGCGGTCCTGCACGAGGGAAAACGTCGATCTTTTGTTAGGCGCGTTAACGGAGATGCGTTAG
- a CDS encoding MoaD/ThiS family protein, whose translation MIRVTLPFHLRNLAKVEGEVRLEMEGAVTIGAILDALEARYPTLKGAIRDYGTLKRRAFIRFFACGEDWSNEPADAPLPEAVAKGEEPFMIIGAIAGG comes from the coding sequence ATGATTCGGGTAACGCTTCCCTTTCACCTTCGCAATTTGGCCAAGGTCGAAGGCGAGGTTCGTTTAGAGATGGAAGGCGCGGTTACGATCGGCGCGATCTTGGACGCCCTTGAGGCTCGATACCCGACCCTCAAGGGCGCCATCCGCGATTATGGGACGCTAAAACGCCGGGCGTTCATCCGGTTCTTTGCCTGCGGCGAAGATTGGTCGAACGAACCGGCAGACGCGCCTTTGCCCGAGGCTGTGGCCAAGGGCGAAGAGCCGTTCATGATCATCGGCGCAATTGCAGGGGGGTAG
- a CDS encoding exo-alpha-sialidase, with protein sequence MSAVRVLVGTKKGAFVITSDGKRENWKIDGPFFGGWEIYHVKGSPVNPNRIYASQTSGWFGQVMQRSDDGGKTWEPVGNEFAYATPTGNHLWYDGTQHPWEFKRVWHLEPSLTDADTVYAGVEDAAIFRSTDGGASWHELPGLRDHGTGSQWQPGAGGMCLHTILLDPTDANRMFIAISAAGAFRTDDGGASWKPINKGLRSEYIPDQDAEVGHCVHRIAFHPSKPSTLFMQKHYDVMRSDDAGDNWHEVSGNLPGDFGFPIDVHAHEPETIYVVPIKSDSEHVPLEGKLRVYRSRTGGNEWEALTDGLPQSHCYVNVLRDAMCVDSLDPCGVYFGTTGGQVYASNNSGDRWAPIAEHLPGVLSVEVQTLA encoded by the coding sequence ATGAGCGCCGTAAGAGTTTTGGTCGGTACGAAAAAGGGCGCGTTCGTTATCACATCGGACGGAAAGCGCGAGAATTGGAAGATCGATGGCCCATTTTTTGGCGGATGGGAGATTTATCACGTCAAGGGTTCGCCCGTCAACCCGAACCGCATCTACGCGTCGCAGACCAGCGGCTGGTTCGGCCAGGTGATGCAGCGCTCGGACGACGGGGGGAAAACTTGGGAGCCGGTGGGCAACGAGTTCGCCTATGCCACGCCGACCGGCAATCACCTGTGGTACGACGGCACGCAGCATCCGTGGGAGTTTAAGCGCGTTTGGCACTTAGAGCCGTCGCTGACCGATGCCGATACCGTCTATGCCGGCGTGGAGGATGCCGCAATCTTCCGTTCGACCGACGGCGGCGCCAGCTGGCACGAGCTCCCTGGCTTGCGCGATCATGGCACCGGGTCTCAATGGCAGCCGGGCGCGGGCGGCATGTGTCTGCACACGATTCTGCTGGATCCGACCGATGCGAACCGGATGTTTATCGCCATCTCGGCCGCGGGCGCGTTCCGCACCGACGACGGCGGCGCCAGTTGGAAGCCGATCAACAAAGGGTTGCGCTCCGAGTACATCCCCGATCAGGATGCAGAGGTCGGCCATTGCGTGCACCGGATCGCGTTTCATCCCTCGAAACCCAGCACGCTGTTTATGCAGAAGCATTACGACGTGATGCGCAGCGACGACGCGGGCGACAACTGGCACGAGGTGAGCGGCAACCTGCCTGGCGACTTTGGTTTCCCTATCGATGTGCACGCGCACGAGCCGGAGACGATCTATGTGGTGCCGATCAAGAGCGATTCGGAGCACGTCCCGCTTGAGGGCAAACTGCGCGTCTATCGCAGCCGTACAGGCGGAAACGAATGGGAAGCCCTGACCGACGGCCTGCCCCAGAGCCACTGCTATGTGAACGTGCTGCGCGATGCGATGTGCGTCGATTCGCTCGATCCGTGCGGCGTCTACTTTGGCACTACGGGCGGGCAAGTGTACGCCAGCAACAACTCGGGCGACCGCTGGGCGCCCATTGCCGAGCATCTGCCGGGCGTACTCTCGGTCGAGGTGCAGACGCTGGCATGA
- a CDS encoding DUF664 domain-containing protein: protein MEKINALVAAWDEGHWEFTLVFEGLSDEDLWKRPHPKLLSVGELAGHIAYHEASMAPGGTFDSPLVDKRFNYYDDHADHPVHLPMTVAQTLEEVKKVHEAAKAGIASVQDFDQLVPWRSDWTWGACLQYKVFHTAYHCGQAYSVRHLLGHTTTDN from the coding sequence ATGGAAAAGATCAATGCGCTGGTGGCGGCATGGGACGAAGGGCACTGGGAGTTCACGCTCGTATTCGAAGGCCTGTCGGACGAAGACCTGTGGAAGCGGCCGCATCCGAAACTGCTAAGCGTCGGCGAATTGGCCGGGCACATTGCCTATCACGAGGCCAGCATGGCGCCCGGCGGCACGTTCGACAGCCCGCTGGTGGACAAACGGTTCAACTATTACGACGACCACGCGGATCATCCCGTGCATCTGCCGATGACCGTCGCTCAAACGCTTGAAGAAGTGAAGAAAGTGCACGAGGCGGCGAAAGCCGGCATCGCGAGCGTCCAAGACTTTGATCAGTTAGTCCCTTGGCGGTCGGACTGGACTTGGGGAGCATGCCTGCAGTACAAGGTGTTTCACACCGCATACCACTGCGGCCAAGCGTATTCGGTTCGTCACCTATTGGGGCATACGACCACAGATAACTGA
- a CDS encoding LemA family protein, whose translation MEPWLIIPIAFVVVILIAYIAIRNGLIGKRNAVENAEGAVDAMLKRRHDLIPNLVATVQQYMSHEQGTLTKITELRSQAIAASPAERGPIEAQLTQALRGLMVQVEAYPDLKASSNFLQLQASLNETEEQIAASRRAYNAAVTDYNNAIEMFPGSLFASGMGLMRRQVFEAEDQERETPKVAELFKQ comes from the coding sequence ATGGAACCGTGGCTGATCATCCCCATCGCCTTTGTCGTCGTCATCCTGATCGCCTACATCGCCATTCGCAACGGCCTGATCGGCAAGCGCAACGCCGTAGAGAACGCCGAGGGCGCCGTCGATGCGATGCTCAAGCGGCGGCACGATCTGATCCCCAACTTGGTCGCGACGGTTCAGCAATACATGAGCCACGAGCAGGGCACGCTGACCAAGATTACCGAGCTACGGTCGCAGGCCATCGCCGCATCGCCCGCCGAACGAGGACCGATCGAGGCTCAGCTGACCCAAGCCCTGAGAGGTTTGATGGTGCAGGTCGAGGCCTATCCCGATCTGAAAGCCAGCTCTAACTTCCTTCAATTGCAGGCGTCGTTGAATGAGACCGAGGAGCAGATCGCCGCTTCTCGACGAGCCTATAACGCGGCGGTTACGGATTATAACAACGCCATTGAGATGTTCCCCGGCAGTCTGTTCGCGTCGGGCATGGGGCTGATGCGCCGCCAGGTGTTCGAAGCCGAAGATCAGGAGCGAGAGACTCCCAAGGTCGCAGAACTGTTTAAGCAATGA
- a CDS encoding DUF3137 domain-containing protein, whose amino-acid sequence MTSTGDDIGRIVAQLEATRAEEASGVKRTAIISLIVGGVIGAGVAIYLQNPIGLVTAPVAAIIGGLIAHSMAASRWNHSFKHLFVATVARKHGLEYEPNAGIEEWEFMATGLFNQEPDRYSTEDLMHGTHEKTKLKCAEIHAEYKTESVDSKGNRTTHWHTIFRGRMFVFDFNKHFNGVTLVLPDREASWLGGFGETLQKWAGKLGLAKGELVKLEDPEFEKLFKVYSTDQVEARYILTPSLMRRILDFRQALKSDVHCAFFGANLYVAVSSKQDYFEAPSLYQPLEHSLSPEKVHEHEFDVRFALDLADQLNLNTRIWSKQ is encoded by the coding sequence ATGACCTCGACGGGCGACGACATCGGTCGGATCGTCGCCCAGTTGGAGGCGACCCGAGCCGAAGAGGCGTCCGGCGTTAAGCGCACGGCGATCATTTCGCTCATCGTCGGCGGCGTTATCGGCGCAGGCGTTGCGATCTATCTTCAGAACCCGATCGGCTTGGTGACTGCTCCCGTTGCGGCTATCATTGGCGGCCTCATTGCGCATTCCATGGCCGCTTCTCGCTGGAACCACTCTTTCAAGCATCTCTTTGTGGCTACGGTCGCTCGCAAGCACGGTTTGGAATACGAGCCGAACGCAGGCATCGAAGAATGGGAGTTCATGGCGACCGGTCTCTTCAATCAGGAACCGGATCGCTATTCGACCGAAGACCTGATGCACGGGACGCACGAAAAGACTAAGCTCAAGTGTGCCGAAATCCATGCGGAGTACAAGACCGAGAGCGTCGATAGCAAGGGCAATCGGACGACGCATTGGCACACCATTTTTCGCGGTCGAATGTTCGTGTTCGACTTTAACAAGCACTTCAACGGAGTCACCTTGGTATTGCCGGATCGCGAGGCTTCGTGGCTCGGCGGATTTGGCGAGACGCTTCAGAAGTGGGCAGGGAAACTGGGCCTAGCAAAGGGCGAGTTGGTGAAGTTGGAAGACCCGGAGTTCGAGAAACTTTTCAAGGTCTACTCGACCGATCAGGTGGAAGCGCGGTACATCTTGACTCCCTCGCTGATGCGGCGGATTTTGGACTTTCGGCAAGCGCTGAAGTCCGACGTGCATTGTGCCTTTTTCGGCGCTAACTTGTATGTCGCGGTGTCGTCGAAGCAGGATTACTTTGAAGCGCCCAGTCTCTATCAGCCGCTGGAGCATTCGCTGAGCCCGGAAAAGGTTCACGAACACGAGTTCGACGTTCGCTTTGCGCTCGATCTAGCCGATCAGCTCAATCTTAACACGCGCATTTGGTCAAAGCAGTAG
- a CDS encoding TolC family protein, whose amino-acid sequence MIIYRVAIGAFLLVCGLGSFGQRAITAEEFVLRTLAAHPLVQAADADAARALAQLKSARAPANPTIELAPGVGATNGNLALASTIDLFGKNRIAARVEAAERSLSEALGVGVRLEAAREALSVYAEVLTAQSMVAASEEGLATAIAIAETVRKRHEIGAATLVQVRRAELDALRAGQALNATKATLHQARMAALSLIGAKPEEEVSFEGWIASSDEGGAVAPSSPSVKAALAEITIAEAKIGLSRASRLPSVTAGIVADFWSLDRNPTTRNNIGFQVLLTTPIVDLGQSSNALRAAEASLARSRAMLAEAQRRSALALGQARFQLDAARSGHKAYREELIPMATAILESLRAGYEAGLVALAEVLEAQQSLGRLNAEESQARLAVYKAEVELLAALGRLPGAEASR is encoded by the coding sequence ATGATCATTTATCGGGTCGCGATCGGGGCATTTCTGCTCGTGTGCGGGCTCGGCTCGTTCGGACAGAGGGCGATTACGGCTGAGGAGTTTGTGCTCCGGACCTTGGCCGCGCACCCTCTCGTCCAAGCGGCGGACGCAGACGCTGCGAGGGCTCTTGCCCAGCTAAAGTCCGCCCGCGCTCCGGCTAATCCGACCATTGAGCTTGCGCCAGGCGTTGGCGCGACCAATGGCAACCTAGCGCTAGCCTCGACCATCGATCTGTTCGGCAAGAATCGAATCGCCGCTAGGGTAGAGGCGGCGGAGAGGTCGTTGTCAGAGGCATTGGGCGTCGGCGTTCGGCTTGAAGCGGCGCGAGAGGCGCTGTCCGTCTATGCCGAGGTCTTGACCGCCCAATCAATGGTCGCAGCCTCAGAAGAAGGTTTAGCAACGGCCATAGCCATCGCTGAGACCGTGCGCAAACGGCACGAGATTGGCGCGGCCACCCTCGTTCAAGTTAGAAGAGCCGAGTTAGATGCGTTGCGCGCCGGTCAAGCGTTGAATGCCACAAAGGCGACCTTGCACCAAGCCAGAATGGCGGCGCTCTCTTTGATTGGCGCCAAGCCGGAGGAAGAAGTCTCGTTTGAGGGCTGGATCGCCTCCAGCGACGAGGGTGGCGCAGTCGCTCCTTCATCTCCGAGCGTCAAGGCTGCCTTGGCGGAAATTACCATCGCTGAGGCCAAGATTGGCTTGAGCAGGGCCTCTCGCCTACCCTCTGTTACCGCAGGCATTGTTGCCGACTTCTGGAGCTTAGACAGAAACCCGACGACGAGGAACAACATCGGCTTCCAAGTGTTGCTGACAACGCCGATTGTGGATCTTGGACAAAGCTCAAATGCGTTGAGAGCGGCCGAAGCGAGTTTAGCCCGCTCAAGGGCGATGCTTGCAGAGGCTCAAAGAAGGTCGGCGCTCGCACTCGGCCAAGCTCGATTCCAGTTGGATGCAGCGCGCAGCGGACACAAAGCATACAGAGAAGAACTGATTCCGATGGCAACGGCCATCTTGGAATCGTTGCGCGCGGGCTACGAAGCCGGACTAGTCGCGCTTGCAGAGGTTTTGGAAGCCCAGCAATCCCTAGGGCGTTTGAACGCAGAAGAATCACAGGCCAGGTTGGCCGTTTACAAAGCCGAGGTCGAGTTGCTCGCAGCATTGGGCAGACTCCCCGGCGCGGAGGCAAGTCGATGA
- a CDS encoding efflux RND transporter periplasmic adaptor subunit, protein MKLNHLLIFLTLATKAAMAGGEGPGHAHGPDGRHIVTVDERQGRSGYVLSHHDMKVLTEDGKPVLNVVIDSTIYRAGKPEEVVHRERNVYEPENGVYGSHMTYQEEGDYVLSQAVAMPDGRKLNVEFPIFARAESETAASTAAKPAISPVMVGIGALVFLSGLYAAYRFGARNARQTGAVLLALYLSMGALTLRSATAGEEGEGHAHGPDGRHILADAGAQQAGAPKILAYASGDLKLDASKTVDGITFVLSIENETIEPDPSVVYLTEAEASKIGLETAQATQSAAASSLQATGQISASPDGIVTVNAIASGKIVALRAIPGTEIRKGQPLAIIESAELADAQAEYRSANVQITDAQSGIEVGKAALAQALAELQIAEQTWERQRKLAELGEFDAPSLERARKEHAMAVAQHKALKAQQSTLASLLERQRRGFQSGVVSRNDLEATEANLAETASKVEEAVQNESISKAALQREEGIARGGIRTSKELEAAEGAVIIARSRVRSLQSEQSQHRARLEKAQSALRLAQVRIAQLGGAPNQGSQVVVSAPISGEVERRTVSVGETVSVGQPLFELLNADVVWVLADLYEKDIPKVRVGQPVEIVADAHPDLLFKGRVSFIHKEVNPEARTTPVRIVIDNPGEILKQHMFVRVTIGDNDTSAVTVPASAVQRQGGIDYVFVKEGDRSFRKTIVRTLVRRDSRTVVEGLKPGQTVATAGSYQLLALAGR, encoded by the coding sequence ATGAAACTCAATCATCTTTTGATCTTTCTGACGCTGGCCACAAAGGCCGCGATGGCCGGAGGCGAAGGTCCCGGCCACGCGCACGGCCCGGACGGTCGGCACATTGTTACCGTTGACGAGCGGCAAGGCCGGAGCGGCTACGTCCTCAGCCACCACGACATGAAGGTGCTAACCGAGGACGGCAAGCCTGTTCTAAACGTCGTCATCGACTCTACGATCTATCGTGCGGGAAAGCCTGAGGAAGTCGTTCATCGAGAAAGGAACGTCTACGAGCCAGAGAACGGCGTTTACGGTTCTCACATGACCTATCAAGAAGAGGGCGATTATGTGCTTTCTCAGGCCGTGGCGATGCCGGATGGGCGAAAGCTCAATGTGGAGTTTCCGATATTTGCGAGGGCCGAATCGGAAACGGCCGCCTCGACTGCCGCCAAACCCGCGATCTCGCCCGTCATGGTTGGAATCGGAGCGCTCGTCTTTTTATCCGGGCTTTACGCAGCCTATCGCTTTGGAGCGCGAAACGCTCGCCAAACCGGCGCGGTTCTGCTCGCTCTGTACCTATCGATGGGGGCTTTGACTCTAAGGTCGGCGACTGCAGGAGAAGAAGGGGAGGGTCATGCTCATGGTCCGGATGGGCGCCACATTCTTGCCGATGCCGGCGCCCAGCAAGCGGGCGCCCCGAAGATTCTGGCCTACGCTTCTGGCGATTTGAAATTAGATGCGTCGAAGACCGTCGATGGCATCACATTCGTGCTATCGATTGAGAACGAGACGATCGAGCCGGATCCAAGCGTCGTCTACTTGACCGAGGCGGAAGCAAGCAAGATTGGTCTTGAGACCGCGCAGGCAACACAGAGCGCCGCCGCAAGCTCTTTGCAAGCCACCGGACAGATCAGCGCCAGCCCGGACGGCATTGTAACCGTCAACGCGATTGCTTCAGGCAAGATCGTTGCTCTGAGAGCGATCCCTGGCACTGAAATTCGCAAGGGCCAGCCCCTTGCGATTATCGAAAGCGCCGAGCTAGCCGATGCCCAAGCAGAGTACCGGAGCGCGAATGTCCAGATAACCGATGCGCAGTCAGGCATTGAGGTTGGCAAAGCGGCGCTTGCACAAGCCTTAGCGGAGCTTCAGATCGCCGAGCAAACCTGGGAAAGGCAGCGCAAACTGGCCGAGTTAGGCGAGTTTGACGCGCCCTCTTTGGAGAGGGCGCGCAAGGAACATGCTATGGCCGTCGCACAGCACAAGGCGCTCAAAGCCCAACAGAGCACATTAGCCAGCTTGCTCGAACGCCAGCGGCGCGGCTTTCAGTCGGGCGTAGTTTCTCGAAACGACTTAGAGGCCACTGAAGCAAACCTTGCGGAGACCGCTTCCAAAGTTGAAGAAGCCGTCCAGAACGAGTCGATTTCAAAGGCTGCGCTTCAAAGAGAAGAAGGCATTGCGAGAGGTGGAATCCGCACATCCAAAGAACTCGAAGCGGCCGAAGGCGCCGTAATCATCGCTCGATCGCGCGTCCGTTCGTTACAGAGCGAGCAAAGCCAACACCGCGCCCGACTGGAAAAGGCGCAAAGTGCGCTCAGGCTTGCACAGGTCAGGATAGCCCAGTTGGGCGGCGCGCCCAATCAAGGAAGCCAAGTCGTCGTTTCGGCTCCCATCTCGGGCGAAGTCGAGAGGCGTACGGTCAGCGTTGGCGAGACGGTCTCGGTCGGGCAGCCTCTGTTCGAGCTTCTGAATGCGGACGTTGTGTGGGTACTCGCCGACCTGTACGAAAAGGACATTCCGAAGGTCCGGGTTGGCCAACCGGTCGAGATTGTCGCCGACGCCCACCCCGACCTGCTTTTCAAAGGTCGAGTCTCATTCATACACAAGGAAGTGAATCCGGAGGCTCGCACGACGCCGGTCAGGATTGTGATCGACAATCCCGGCGAGATTCTCAAACAGCACATGTTCGTACGAGTAACGATTGGAGACAACGATACGTCGGCGGTAACGGTGCCAGCCTCCGCGGTACAGCGACAAGGCGGTATCGACTACGTCTTTGTCAAGGAGGGCGATCGGAGCTTTCGAAAGACGATCGTCCGCACCCTTGTGCGGCGAGACAGTCGAACGGTCGTCGAAGGCCTGAAACCAGGTCAGACGGTTGCCACGGCCGGCTCGTATCAACTGCTAGCGCTTGCGGGGAGGTAA